One Apis cerana isolate GH-2021 linkage group LG15, AcerK_1.0, whole genome shotgun sequence DNA window includes the following coding sequences:
- the LOC107998036 gene encoding protein bride of sevenless isoform X4, giving the protein MKLFRGRMASSHFLVIFLAALRTALGTKDDLEDPSTCSRNRSLFEIPGDAVLSVFLNINHGPYCNVTSDTGLQEVVTASYVVHLLNKYEFIPGFSLGLKILDTCFDETTVYKQALQATVEADCRADRYDMGILLPSEYAGIMEPLRNYSVSPIATYDEENLTRPLINLMVHYMSTRFETVDLLLASHDPALNIFLDAAREAGICVKNYGGSLELEGDETEPVIAVIGRRSDIRQWIERGERLEESRKTWIALSLDGSSVDDLVPSGSYAVRASPLDPELLQDVSSPSTFLEAAAEPVTRSPHLLGVGKAVLELAQLLQDIRKRNCPRATAALCAMQRFNPGSRQEMRNADVYTALRIIARSHSIRYLVAMKSQRGDVVDMAAYNVEPANMKFRVSAESRMPKMPRLCLKKYARNCDGCANFKKRFGPRGKDSLDRGLLKAGNWIPIFLTVVVCGTFACGAIAVFIIYRFMVEDVLDGNPVLTIVLILANVFTLQTVLPFCINDDYLGGERLNSRKILATTLAFGLDFSLMLTRAFFLVFSKGGVFTAHINGHLQGLMVFFMFFVQVAISVMFFALSNHDSAVIMRSLIFIALLGYDIFLLITLFVVCFFIFQLPRNYREGKCFFGTSIGLLIAWAVWLTCFILVEPEYRDTVVSLGIISTAYLIIIGILIPRTYYMVTHLARGKKFGQRFGSTDLAPDSRIDTIGRQSRPFYDYVHSGGGSTTNLHVTPTMYPNYYGSSSPGQKYLGNRRIPGYNNYGYHSEMRESRIDGSATYARPKSNRKRRAKGEKDCIETDVYVESNVSACRRSINESAYASSRSNSPRLAQVEATIREEEEERNEETSRITRF; this is encoded by the exons atgAAATTGTTTCGAGGAAGGATGGCGTCCTCCCACTTTCTAGTGATTTTTCTTGCCGCGCTGCGCACCGCCCTAGGGACAAAAGACGACCTCGAGGATCCGAGCACGTGCTCGAGGAACAGGAGTTTGTTCGAGATCCCCGGTGACGCCGTTCTCTCTG TGTTCTTGAACATCAATCACGGGCCCTACTGCAACGTGACGAGCGATACTGGGTTGCAAGAAGTCGTGACCGCCTCGTACGTAGTTCATCTGTTGAACAAGTACGAATTCATTCCTGGATTCTCGTTGG GTTTGAAGATCTTGGACACTTGTTTCGACGAGACGACCGTGTACAAACAAGCGCTGCAAGCAACCGTGGAGGCCGATTGCCGGGCGGACCGCTACGACATGGGGATATTATTGCCGTCCGAGTATGCGGGGATAATGGAACCGTTGCGCAACTACAGCGTTTCGCCTATCGCCACGTACGACGAGGAAAACTTGACGAGGCCGCTGATCAATCTGATGGTCCATTACATGAGCACCAGGTTCGAGACGGTCGATCTGCTATTGGCCAGCCACGACCCGGCGCTGAACATATTTCTGGACGCGGCAAGGGAGGCGGGGATTTGCGTGAAAAATTACGGGGGCAGTTTGGAGCTGGAGGGGGACGAGACGGAGCCGGTGATCGCCGTGATCGGGCGGAGGAGCGATATTCGGCAGTGGatagagaggggggagagactGGAGGAGTCGAGGAAAACTTGGATAGCGTTGTCCCTGGATGGATCGAGCGTGGACG ATCTGGTTCCCTCGGGCTCGTACGCGGTGAGGGCGTCGCCGCTCGACCCGGAGCTACTCCAAGACGTGTCCTCGCCGAGCACGTTCCTCGAGGCGGCCGCCGAGCCCGTCACGCGTTCCCCGCACTTGCTCGGCGTGGGTAAAGCGGTGCTCGAGCTCGCGCAATTGCTGCAGGATATTCGAAAGCGGAACTGTCCACGGGCCACGGCCGCGTTGTGCGCGATGCAACGCTTCAACCCCGGCTCGAGGCAGGAGATGAGGAACGCGGACGTGTACACCGCGCTACGAATAATTGCGAGGTCGCACTCGATCAGGTATCTGGTGGCGATGAAGAGTCAGCGAGGGGACGTGGTCGACATGGCCGCGTACAACGTGGAGCCGGCTAATATGAAGTTCAGAGTGTCGGCCGAGTCAAGGATGCCCAAGATGCCGAGGCTGTGCTTGAAGAAGTACGCGAGGAACTGCGACGGGTGCGCtaatttcaagaaaagatTCGGCCCTCGTGGCAAAG ATTCGCTCGACAGGGGTTTGTTAAAGGCTGGCAACTGGATCCCAATCTTCCTGACGGTGGTCGTGTGCGGGACGTTCGCCTGCGGCGCGATCGCCGTCTTCATCATCTACCGTTTCATGGTCGAGGACGTCCTCGACGGGAACCCAGTGCTGACGATCGTCCTGATACTCGCCAACGTGTTCACCCTCCAGACCGTGCTTCCGTTCTGCATCAACGACGACTATTTGGGGGGCGAACGCTTGAACTCGAGGAAGATACTCGCGACGACCCTGGCCTTCGGACTCGACTTCTCCCTCATGCTGACCAGGGCCTTCTTCCTCGTGTTCTCCAAGGGGGGCGTGTTCACCGCCCACATAAACGGCCACCTCCAAGGGCTGATGGTGTTCTTCATGTTCTTCGTCCAGGTCGCCATATCCGTCATGTTCTTCGCCCTCAGCAACCACGACTCGGCCGTAATTATGAGGAGCCTGATATTCATCGCTCTTCTGG GATACGATATATTCCTACTGATCACGCTGTTCGTCGTGTGCTTCTTCATCTTCCAACTGCCGCGCAATTACAGGGAGGGCAAGTGTTTCTTCGGCACGTCCATCGGCCTGTTGATCGCCTGGGCCGTGTGGCTCACCTGCTTCATCCTCGTGGAGCCTGAATACCGCGACACCGTGGTCTCCCTCGGAATCATATCCACCGCTTATCTCATCATTATAGGTATACTGATACCGAGGACGTATTACATGGTGACGCATCTCGCAAGGGGGAAGAAGTTCGGGCAGAGATTCGGCTCGACCGATCTTGCGCCCGACTCGAGGATCGACACGATTGGCAGGCAG AGTCGCCCGTTTTACGACTACGTGCACTCCGGCGGGGGAAGCACGACCAATTTGCACGTGACACCCACCATGTATCCCAACTATTACGGAAGCTCGAGCCCAGGGCAAAAGTATCTAGGCAACAGAAGGATTCCCGGATACAACAATTACGGATACCACTCGGAGATGCGGGAA TCGAGAATCGACGGGAGCGCGACTTACGCGCGGCCGAAGAGCAACCGGAAGAGGAGGGCCAAAGGAGAGAAGGATTGCATCGAGACGGACGTTTACGTGGAGAGCAACGTGTCGGCGTGTCGGAGATCGATCAACGAATCCGCGTATGCCAGCAGCAGGTCGAACAGCCCCAGGTTGGCCCAGGTCGAGGCGACGAttcgcgaggaggaggaggagaggaacgaGGAGACGAGCAGGATCACTCGATTTTGA
- the LOC107998036 gene encoding protein bride of sevenless isoform X3 translates to MKLFRGRMASSHFLVIFLAALRTALGTKDDLEDPSTCSRNRSLFEIPGDAVLSVFLNINHGPYCNVTSDTGLQEVVTASYVVHLLNKYEFIPGFSLGLKILDTCFDETTVYKQALQATVEADCRADRYDMGILLPSEYAGIMEPLRNYSVSPIATYDEENLTRPLINLMVHYMSTRFETVDLLLASHDPALNIFLDAAREAGICVKNYGGSLELEGDETEPVIAVIGRRSDIRQWIERGERLEESRKTWIALSLDGSSVDDLVPSGSYAVRASPLDPELLQDVSSPSTFLEAAAEPVTRSPHLLGVGKAVLELAQLLQDIRKRNCPRATAALCAMQRFNPGSRQEMRNADVYTALRIIARSHSIRYLVAMKSQRGDVVDMAAYNVEPANMKFRVSAESRMPKMPRLCLKKYARNCDGCANFKKRFGPRGKDSLDRGLLKAGNWIPIFLTVVVCGTFACGAIAVFIIYRFMVEDVLDGNPVLTIVLILANVFTLQTVLPFCINDDYLGGERLNSRKILATTLAFGLDFSLMLTRAFFLVFSKGGVFTAHINGHLQGLMVFFMFFVQVAISVMFFALSNHDSAVIMRSLIFIALLGYDIFLLITLFVVCFFIFQLPRNYREGKCFFGTSIGLLIAWAVWLTCFILVEPEYRDTVVSLGIISTAYLIIIGILIPRTYYMVTHLARGKKFGQRFGSTDLAPDSRIDTIGRQNDEKKTLFGQSRPFYDYVHSGGGSTTNLHVTPTMYPNYYGSSSPGQKYLGNRRIPGYNNYGYHSEMRESRIDGSATYARPKSNRKRRAKGEKDCIETDVYVESNVSACRRSINESAYASSRSNSPRLAQVEATIREEEEERNEETSRITRF, encoded by the exons atgAAATTGTTTCGAGGAAGGATGGCGTCCTCCCACTTTCTAGTGATTTTTCTTGCCGCGCTGCGCACCGCCCTAGGGACAAAAGACGACCTCGAGGATCCGAGCACGTGCTCGAGGAACAGGAGTTTGTTCGAGATCCCCGGTGACGCCGTTCTCTCTG TGTTCTTGAACATCAATCACGGGCCCTACTGCAACGTGACGAGCGATACTGGGTTGCAAGAAGTCGTGACCGCCTCGTACGTAGTTCATCTGTTGAACAAGTACGAATTCATTCCTGGATTCTCGTTGG GTTTGAAGATCTTGGACACTTGTTTCGACGAGACGACCGTGTACAAACAAGCGCTGCAAGCAACCGTGGAGGCCGATTGCCGGGCGGACCGCTACGACATGGGGATATTATTGCCGTCCGAGTATGCGGGGATAATGGAACCGTTGCGCAACTACAGCGTTTCGCCTATCGCCACGTACGACGAGGAAAACTTGACGAGGCCGCTGATCAATCTGATGGTCCATTACATGAGCACCAGGTTCGAGACGGTCGATCTGCTATTGGCCAGCCACGACCCGGCGCTGAACATATTTCTGGACGCGGCAAGGGAGGCGGGGATTTGCGTGAAAAATTACGGGGGCAGTTTGGAGCTGGAGGGGGACGAGACGGAGCCGGTGATCGCCGTGATCGGGCGGAGGAGCGATATTCGGCAGTGGatagagaggggggagagactGGAGGAGTCGAGGAAAACTTGGATAGCGTTGTCCCTGGATGGATCGAGCGTGGACG ATCTGGTTCCCTCGGGCTCGTACGCGGTGAGGGCGTCGCCGCTCGACCCGGAGCTACTCCAAGACGTGTCCTCGCCGAGCACGTTCCTCGAGGCGGCCGCCGAGCCCGTCACGCGTTCCCCGCACTTGCTCGGCGTGGGTAAAGCGGTGCTCGAGCTCGCGCAATTGCTGCAGGATATTCGAAAGCGGAACTGTCCACGGGCCACGGCCGCGTTGTGCGCGATGCAACGCTTCAACCCCGGCTCGAGGCAGGAGATGAGGAACGCGGACGTGTACACCGCGCTACGAATAATTGCGAGGTCGCACTCGATCAGGTATCTGGTGGCGATGAAGAGTCAGCGAGGGGACGTGGTCGACATGGCCGCGTACAACGTGGAGCCGGCTAATATGAAGTTCAGAGTGTCGGCCGAGTCAAGGATGCCCAAGATGCCGAGGCTGTGCTTGAAGAAGTACGCGAGGAACTGCGACGGGTGCGCtaatttcaagaaaagatTCGGCCCTCGTGGCAAAG ATTCGCTCGACAGGGGTTTGTTAAAGGCTGGCAACTGGATCCCAATCTTCCTGACGGTGGTCGTGTGCGGGACGTTCGCCTGCGGCGCGATCGCCGTCTTCATCATCTACCGTTTCATGGTCGAGGACGTCCTCGACGGGAACCCAGTGCTGACGATCGTCCTGATACTCGCCAACGTGTTCACCCTCCAGACCGTGCTTCCGTTCTGCATCAACGACGACTATTTGGGGGGCGAACGCTTGAACTCGAGGAAGATACTCGCGACGACCCTGGCCTTCGGACTCGACTTCTCCCTCATGCTGACCAGGGCCTTCTTCCTCGTGTTCTCCAAGGGGGGCGTGTTCACCGCCCACATAAACGGCCACCTCCAAGGGCTGATGGTGTTCTTCATGTTCTTCGTCCAGGTCGCCATATCCGTCATGTTCTTCGCCCTCAGCAACCACGACTCGGCCGTAATTATGAGGAGCCTGATATTCATCGCTCTTCTGG GATACGATATATTCCTACTGATCACGCTGTTCGTCGTGTGCTTCTTCATCTTCCAACTGCCGCGCAATTACAGGGAGGGCAAGTGTTTCTTCGGCACGTCCATCGGCCTGTTGATCGCCTGGGCCGTGTGGCTCACCTGCTTCATCCTCGTGGAGCCTGAATACCGCGACACCGTGGTCTCCCTCGGAATCATATCCACCGCTTATCTCATCATTATAGGTATACTGATACCGAGGACGTATTACATGGTGACGCATCTCGCAAGGGGGAAGAAGTTCGGGCAGAGATTCGGCTCGACCGATCTTGCGCCCGACTCGAGGATCGACACGATTGGCAGGCAG AACgatgaaaagaaaactttGTTCGGGCAGAGTCGCCCGTTTTACGACTACGTGCACTCCGGCGGGGGAAGCACGACCAATTTGCACGTGACACCCACCATGTATCCCAACTATTACGGAAGCTCGAGCCCAGGGCAAAAGTATCTAGGCAACAGAAGGATTCCCGGATACAACAATTACGGATACCACTCGGAGATGCGGGAA TCGAGAATCGACGGGAGCGCGACTTACGCGCGGCCGAAGAGCAACCGGAAGAGGAGGGCCAAAGGAGAGAAGGATTGCATCGAGACGGACGTTTACGTGGAGAGCAACGTGTCGGCGTGTCGGAGATCGATCAACGAATCCGCGTATGCCAGCAGCAGGTCGAACAGCCCCAGGTTGGCCCAGGTCGAGGCGACGAttcgcgaggaggaggaggagaggaacgaGGAGACGAGCAGGATCACTCGATTTTGA
- the LOC107998036 gene encoding protein bride of sevenless isoform X1 has translation MKLFRGRMASSHFLVIFLAALRTALGTKDDLEDPSTCSRNRSLFEIPGDAVLSVFLNINHGPYCNVTSDTGLQEVVTASYVVHLLNKYEFIPGFSLGLKILDTCFDETTVYKQALQATVEADCRADRYDMGILLPSEYAGIMEPLRNYSVSPIATYDEENLTRPLINLMVHYMSTRFETVDLLLASHDPALNIFLDAAREAGICVKNYGGSLELEGDETEPVIAVIGRRSDIRQWIERGERLEESRKTWIALSLDGSSVDDLVPSGSYAVRASPLDPELLQDVSSPSTFLEAAAEPVTRSPHLLGVGKAVLELAQLLQDIRKRNCPRATAALCAMQRFNPGSRQEMRNADVYTALRIIARSHSIRYLVAMKSQRGDVVDMAAYNVEPANMKFRVSAESRMPKMPRLCLKKYARNCDGCANFKKRFGPRGKDSLDRGLLKAGNWIPIFLTVVVCGTFACGAIAVFIIYRFMVEDVLDGNPVLTIVLILANVFTLQTVLPFCINDDYLGGERLNSRKILATTLAFGLDFSLMLTRAFFLVFSKGGVFTAHINGHLQGLMVFFMFFVQVAISVMFFALSNHDSAVIMRSLIFIALLGYDIFLLITLFVVCFFIFQLPRNYREGKCFFGTSIGLLIAWAVWLTCFILVEPEYRDTVVSLGIISTAYLIIIGILIPRTYYMVTHLARGKKFGQRFGSTDLAPDSRIDTIGRQNDEKKTLFGQSRPFYDYVHSGGGSTTNLHVTPTMYPNYYGSSSPGQKYLGNRRIPGYNNYGYHSEMREVNNSYSIPQVCIEDADSRIDGSATYARPKSNRKRRAKGEKDCIETDVYVESNVSACRRSINESAYASSRSNSPRLAQVEATIREEEEERNEETSRITRF, from the exons atgAAATTGTTTCGAGGAAGGATGGCGTCCTCCCACTTTCTAGTGATTTTTCTTGCCGCGCTGCGCACCGCCCTAGGGACAAAAGACGACCTCGAGGATCCGAGCACGTGCTCGAGGAACAGGAGTTTGTTCGAGATCCCCGGTGACGCCGTTCTCTCTG TGTTCTTGAACATCAATCACGGGCCCTACTGCAACGTGACGAGCGATACTGGGTTGCAAGAAGTCGTGACCGCCTCGTACGTAGTTCATCTGTTGAACAAGTACGAATTCATTCCTGGATTCTCGTTGG GTTTGAAGATCTTGGACACTTGTTTCGACGAGACGACCGTGTACAAACAAGCGCTGCAAGCAACCGTGGAGGCCGATTGCCGGGCGGACCGCTACGACATGGGGATATTATTGCCGTCCGAGTATGCGGGGATAATGGAACCGTTGCGCAACTACAGCGTTTCGCCTATCGCCACGTACGACGAGGAAAACTTGACGAGGCCGCTGATCAATCTGATGGTCCATTACATGAGCACCAGGTTCGAGACGGTCGATCTGCTATTGGCCAGCCACGACCCGGCGCTGAACATATTTCTGGACGCGGCAAGGGAGGCGGGGATTTGCGTGAAAAATTACGGGGGCAGTTTGGAGCTGGAGGGGGACGAGACGGAGCCGGTGATCGCCGTGATCGGGCGGAGGAGCGATATTCGGCAGTGGatagagaggggggagagactGGAGGAGTCGAGGAAAACTTGGATAGCGTTGTCCCTGGATGGATCGAGCGTGGACG ATCTGGTTCCCTCGGGCTCGTACGCGGTGAGGGCGTCGCCGCTCGACCCGGAGCTACTCCAAGACGTGTCCTCGCCGAGCACGTTCCTCGAGGCGGCCGCCGAGCCCGTCACGCGTTCCCCGCACTTGCTCGGCGTGGGTAAAGCGGTGCTCGAGCTCGCGCAATTGCTGCAGGATATTCGAAAGCGGAACTGTCCACGGGCCACGGCCGCGTTGTGCGCGATGCAACGCTTCAACCCCGGCTCGAGGCAGGAGATGAGGAACGCGGACGTGTACACCGCGCTACGAATAATTGCGAGGTCGCACTCGATCAGGTATCTGGTGGCGATGAAGAGTCAGCGAGGGGACGTGGTCGACATGGCCGCGTACAACGTGGAGCCGGCTAATATGAAGTTCAGAGTGTCGGCCGAGTCAAGGATGCCCAAGATGCCGAGGCTGTGCTTGAAGAAGTACGCGAGGAACTGCGACGGGTGCGCtaatttcaagaaaagatTCGGCCCTCGTGGCAAAG ATTCGCTCGACAGGGGTTTGTTAAAGGCTGGCAACTGGATCCCAATCTTCCTGACGGTGGTCGTGTGCGGGACGTTCGCCTGCGGCGCGATCGCCGTCTTCATCATCTACCGTTTCATGGTCGAGGACGTCCTCGACGGGAACCCAGTGCTGACGATCGTCCTGATACTCGCCAACGTGTTCACCCTCCAGACCGTGCTTCCGTTCTGCATCAACGACGACTATTTGGGGGGCGAACGCTTGAACTCGAGGAAGATACTCGCGACGACCCTGGCCTTCGGACTCGACTTCTCCCTCATGCTGACCAGGGCCTTCTTCCTCGTGTTCTCCAAGGGGGGCGTGTTCACCGCCCACATAAACGGCCACCTCCAAGGGCTGATGGTGTTCTTCATGTTCTTCGTCCAGGTCGCCATATCCGTCATGTTCTTCGCCCTCAGCAACCACGACTCGGCCGTAATTATGAGGAGCCTGATATTCATCGCTCTTCTGG GATACGATATATTCCTACTGATCACGCTGTTCGTCGTGTGCTTCTTCATCTTCCAACTGCCGCGCAATTACAGGGAGGGCAAGTGTTTCTTCGGCACGTCCATCGGCCTGTTGATCGCCTGGGCCGTGTGGCTCACCTGCTTCATCCTCGTGGAGCCTGAATACCGCGACACCGTGGTCTCCCTCGGAATCATATCCACCGCTTATCTCATCATTATAGGTATACTGATACCGAGGACGTATTACATGGTGACGCATCTCGCAAGGGGGAAGAAGTTCGGGCAGAGATTCGGCTCGACCGATCTTGCGCCCGACTCGAGGATCGACACGATTGGCAGGCAG AACgatgaaaagaaaactttGTTCGGGCAGAGTCGCCCGTTTTACGACTACGTGCACTCCGGCGGGGGAAGCACGACCAATTTGCACGTGACACCCACCATGTATCCCAACTATTACGGAAGCTCGAGCCCAGGGCAAAAGTATCTAGGCAACAGAAGGATTCCCGGATACAACAATTACGGATACCACTCGGAGATGCGGGAAGTGAATAACTCTTACTCGATACCGCAAGTCTGCATCGAGGATGCGGac TCGAGAATCGACGGGAGCGCGACTTACGCGCGGCCGAAGAGCAACCGGAAGAGGAGGGCCAAAGGAGAGAAGGATTGCATCGAGACGGACGTTTACGTGGAGAGCAACGTGTCGGCGTGTCGGAGATCGATCAACGAATCCGCGTATGCCAGCAGCAGGTCGAACAGCCCCAGGTTGGCCCAGGTCGAGGCGACGAttcgcgaggaggaggaggagaggaacgaGGAGACGAGCAGGATCACTCGATTTTGA
- the LOC107998036 gene encoding protein bride of sevenless isoform X2 translates to MKLFRGRMASSHFLVIFLAALRTALGTKDDLEDPSTCSRNRSLFEIPGDAVLSVFLNINHGPYCNVTSDTGLQEVVTASYVVHLLNKYEFIPGFSLGLKILDTCFDETTVYKQALQATVEADCRADRYDMGILLPSEYAGIMEPLRNYSVSPIATYDEENLTRPLINLMVHYMSTRFETVDLLLASHDPALNIFLDAAREAGICVKNYGGSLELEGDETEPVIAVIGRRSDIRQWIERGERLEESRKTWIALSLDGSSVDDLVPSGSYAVRASPLDPELLQDVSSPSTFLEAAAEPVTRSPHLLGVGKAVLELAQLLQDIRKRNCPRATAALCAMQRFNPGSRQEMRNADVYTALRIIARSHSIRYLVAMKSQRGDVVDMAAYNVEPANMKFRVSAESRMPKMPRLCLKKYARNCDGCANFKKRFGPRGKDSLDRGLLKAGNWIPIFLTVVVCGTFACGAIAVFIIYRFMVEDVLDGNPVLTIVLILANVFTLQTVLPFCINDDYLGGERLNSRKILATTLAFGLDFSLMLTRAFFLVFSKGGVFTAHINGHLQGLMVFFMFFVQVAISVMFFALSNHDSAVIMRSLIFIALLGYDIFLLITLFVVCFFIFQLPRNYREGKCFFGTSIGLLIAWAVWLTCFILVEPEYRDTVVSLGIISTAYLIIIGILIPRTYYMVTHLARGKKFGQRFGSTDLAPDSRIDTIGRQSRPFYDYVHSGGGSTTNLHVTPTMYPNYYGSSSPGQKYLGNRRIPGYNNYGYHSEMREVNNSYSIPQVCIEDADSRIDGSATYARPKSNRKRRAKGEKDCIETDVYVESNVSACRRSINESAYASSRSNSPRLAQVEATIREEEEERNEETSRITRF, encoded by the exons atgAAATTGTTTCGAGGAAGGATGGCGTCCTCCCACTTTCTAGTGATTTTTCTTGCCGCGCTGCGCACCGCCCTAGGGACAAAAGACGACCTCGAGGATCCGAGCACGTGCTCGAGGAACAGGAGTTTGTTCGAGATCCCCGGTGACGCCGTTCTCTCTG TGTTCTTGAACATCAATCACGGGCCCTACTGCAACGTGACGAGCGATACTGGGTTGCAAGAAGTCGTGACCGCCTCGTACGTAGTTCATCTGTTGAACAAGTACGAATTCATTCCTGGATTCTCGTTGG GTTTGAAGATCTTGGACACTTGTTTCGACGAGACGACCGTGTACAAACAAGCGCTGCAAGCAACCGTGGAGGCCGATTGCCGGGCGGACCGCTACGACATGGGGATATTATTGCCGTCCGAGTATGCGGGGATAATGGAACCGTTGCGCAACTACAGCGTTTCGCCTATCGCCACGTACGACGAGGAAAACTTGACGAGGCCGCTGATCAATCTGATGGTCCATTACATGAGCACCAGGTTCGAGACGGTCGATCTGCTATTGGCCAGCCACGACCCGGCGCTGAACATATTTCTGGACGCGGCAAGGGAGGCGGGGATTTGCGTGAAAAATTACGGGGGCAGTTTGGAGCTGGAGGGGGACGAGACGGAGCCGGTGATCGCCGTGATCGGGCGGAGGAGCGATATTCGGCAGTGGatagagaggggggagagactGGAGGAGTCGAGGAAAACTTGGATAGCGTTGTCCCTGGATGGATCGAGCGTGGACG ATCTGGTTCCCTCGGGCTCGTACGCGGTGAGGGCGTCGCCGCTCGACCCGGAGCTACTCCAAGACGTGTCCTCGCCGAGCACGTTCCTCGAGGCGGCCGCCGAGCCCGTCACGCGTTCCCCGCACTTGCTCGGCGTGGGTAAAGCGGTGCTCGAGCTCGCGCAATTGCTGCAGGATATTCGAAAGCGGAACTGTCCACGGGCCACGGCCGCGTTGTGCGCGATGCAACGCTTCAACCCCGGCTCGAGGCAGGAGATGAGGAACGCGGACGTGTACACCGCGCTACGAATAATTGCGAGGTCGCACTCGATCAGGTATCTGGTGGCGATGAAGAGTCAGCGAGGGGACGTGGTCGACATGGCCGCGTACAACGTGGAGCCGGCTAATATGAAGTTCAGAGTGTCGGCCGAGTCAAGGATGCCCAAGATGCCGAGGCTGTGCTTGAAGAAGTACGCGAGGAACTGCGACGGGTGCGCtaatttcaagaaaagatTCGGCCCTCGTGGCAAAG ATTCGCTCGACAGGGGTTTGTTAAAGGCTGGCAACTGGATCCCAATCTTCCTGACGGTGGTCGTGTGCGGGACGTTCGCCTGCGGCGCGATCGCCGTCTTCATCATCTACCGTTTCATGGTCGAGGACGTCCTCGACGGGAACCCAGTGCTGACGATCGTCCTGATACTCGCCAACGTGTTCACCCTCCAGACCGTGCTTCCGTTCTGCATCAACGACGACTATTTGGGGGGCGAACGCTTGAACTCGAGGAAGATACTCGCGACGACCCTGGCCTTCGGACTCGACTTCTCCCTCATGCTGACCAGGGCCTTCTTCCTCGTGTTCTCCAAGGGGGGCGTGTTCACCGCCCACATAAACGGCCACCTCCAAGGGCTGATGGTGTTCTTCATGTTCTTCGTCCAGGTCGCCATATCCGTCATGTTCTTCGCCCTCAGCAACCACGACTCGGCCGTAATTATGAGGAGCCTGATATTCATCGCTCTTCTGG GATACGATATATTCCTACTGATCACGCTGTTCGTCGTGTGCTTCTTCATCTTCCAACTGCCGCGCAATTACAGGGAGGGCAAGTGTTTCTTCGGCACGTCCATCGGCCTGTTGATCGCCTGGGCCGTGTGGCTCACCTGCTTCATCCTCGTGGAGCCTGAATACCGCGACACCGTGGTCTCCCTCGGAATCATATCCACCGCTTATCTCATCATTATAGGTATACTGATACCGAGGACGTATTACATGGTGACGCATCTCGCAAGGGGGAAGAAGTTCGGGCAGAGATTCGGCTCGACCGATCTTGCGCCCGACTCGAGGATCGACACGATTGGCAGGCAG AGTCGCCCGTTTTACGACTACGTGCACTCCGGCGGGGGAAGCACGACCAATTTGCACGTGACACCCACCATGTATCCCAACTATTACGGAAGCTCGAGCCCAGGGCAAAAGTATCTAGGCAACAGAAGGATTCCCGGATACAACAATTACGGATACCACTCGGAGATGCGGGAAGTGAATAACTCTTACTCGATACCGCAAGTCTGCATCGAGGATGCGGac TCGAGAATCGACGGGAGCGCGACTTACGCGCGGCCGAAGAGCAACCGGAAGAGGAGGGCCAAAGGAGAGAAGGATTGCATCGAGACGGACGTTTACGTGGAGAGCAACGTGTCGGCGTGTCGGAGATCGATCAACGAATCCGCGTATGCCAGCAGCAGGTCGAACAGCCCCAGGTTGGCCCAGGTCGAGGCGACGAttcgcgaggaggaggaggagaggaacgaGGAGACGAGCAGGATCACTCGATTTTGA